In the Armatimonadota bacterium genome, CGCGGCTGCGCGAGGCCGGGGCGATCGCGGTGCTCGCGGCCGGGGACGGGCCGGCCTCCTTGGATGCCCCGGCGTTCCAGGTGTGGGTCACCGAGGATGGGATCCGGGTAGACAGCGACCGGCATCCCGTCCCCGCGACGCTGGAGGCGCTGTGCGCGCAGGTGCGCGCGATGCAGACGGACCCGTGAGCGAACGGCTGACGATCGCCCTGCCCACCGGCCGGCTGTGGTCCGGTGCCGTGGCGCTGCTGGCACAGGTCGGCGTGGCTCTCGATGCGTCCGGCCGCGATCGGCGGTTGCTCGTGGAGGTCGCCGACGACGTGCGGGTGCTGGCGGCCAAGCCGACCGACCTGTTGGCCTACGTCGAGCACGGGGCTGCCGACGTCGGCATCAGCGGCCGCGACATGCTGCTGGAGCAGAGCCGCGACGTCTACGAGCTGCTCGACCTGGGGTTTGGCGCGTGCCGGGCGGTCGTGGCGCTGCCCGAGGAGCGCGCCGACGCCCTGTGGCAGCCCGGCCGCGTGCTGCGCATCGCCACGAAGTACCCACGCCTGGCGGCGCGGTTCTTCGACGAGCTCGGGCGGCCGGTGGAGGTGGTGGTCCTGCACGGTTCGGTGGAGCTGGCGCCCCTGGTGGGGCTGGCCGACGGTATCCTGGACCTGGTGATGACCGGGCGGACCCTGCGCGAGAACCGGCTGCGGGAGGTCGCGGAGGTGGCGCGGTCGACGGCGCGTCTGGTGGTCAACCGCGCCAGCCTGCTGCGCCCGCGCGTGGCCGAGTTCGTGGCGCGGGTGGAACGGCAGGTGCGCACGATGGAGGGCCCCGTCCGTGCGTGAGACCGCGATCGTGCCACGGCTCCTGCGCACCCTGACCCCGCAGGAGCGGGAAGCGCGCGTGGCGCGCGCCCGGGAACAGGTGTACACCGCCGCACGCCGGCAGTACGCCGCGCAGGTGCTGGACGACGTCGCCCGGGACGGCGATGCCGCCGTGGCAGCCTACACGGCGCGCTGGGACGGCGTGGCGCTCGCCCCCGGGCAGTTCGCGGTACGCGAAGACGAGGTGGCGGCAGCGCACCGCGCGTTGCCCGATGCCGTACACGAGGCGCTGCGGGCCGCCATCGCCCGGAGCCGCCGCTACAACCTCTGGCTGCGCCCTCCGGAGCTGGCCCTGACGGAGCTGGAGCCCGGGGTCGTCGTGGGCGTGCGGTACACCGCGTGCCGGTCGGCAGGGATCTACGTGCCGTCGGGCAAGGGCTCGTTCCCGTCGATGGTCGTGGCCATGGTGACGCCCGCCGTCGTGGCCGGCGTGGAGGACCTGGCCATCGTCGTGCCGCCGCGTCCCGACGGGAGCGCCGACCCTGCCGTGCTGGTGGCCGCTGACCTGCTGGGGGTCCGGCGGATCTTCCGGTGCAACGGCGCGGCCGGCGT is a window encoding:
- the hisG gene encoding ATP phosphoribosyltransferase, yielding MSERLTIALPTGRLWSGAVALLAQVGVALDASGRDRRLLVEVADDVRVLAAKPTDLLAYVEHGAADVGISGRDMLLEQSRDVYELLDLGFGACRAVVALPEERADALWQPGRVLRIATKYPRLAARFFDELGRPVEVVVLHGSVELAPLVGLADGILDLVMTGRTLRENRLREVAEVARSTARLVVNRASLLRPRVAEFVARVERQVRTMEGPVRA